The Bactrocera dorsalis isolate Fly_Bdor chromosome 2, ASM2337382v1, whole genome shotgun sequence region ATAAATGTAGCGGATTTAACGGCTGAAATGCGACAGTATCCCTGGTTTCATGGTACACTGCCGCGTTCAGAGGCAGCACGTATGGTATTACATTCAGAAGCAGCAGGACATGGTTTCTTTTTAGTGCGTCAAAGTGAGACGCGCAAAGGTGAATTTGTGCTCACATTCAATTTTCAAGGGCGTGCTAAACACTTACGTATGACCTTGTCGGAGAAGGGCCAATGCCGTGTACAGCATTTATGGTTTCCTTCGATACAGGAGATGCTCGAGCACTTCCGGCACAATCCAATACCATTAGAATCGGGCGGCACATCTGACGTTACACTAACCGAGTGGGTACATAATCAAGGAACTTCGTGTAGCGGCACAATTGATGCCAGCAGCAATGCTGAAACAAACGGTGGGcatcaaccacaacaacaacagcaacagcatccATCACCGAGACATGTGAGATAGCCTAAATTTTGGAGTCCATTCAGTGTCAGTGATGATTTTGATTTGAtgttttcgtattttattttgaattttttttttgtgtaaattctaatttttttgacatCGTTGAACAACAATTCAACACGGCTCCATTAAATTTTGCACTTGACTTGCTTTCAATACGGACAAGGAGCATCAAGCGTATAACATTACAATATAACTACAAAAAAAGTTGtgcaaaatcaaatattatgtacaaatttaatggtagctttgattttaaatttaaaataagtaatattttacttaactttttattttcatctaGTTTGTGTATGTTAAAATTAGCACAATTTcctttattgtaatattttaattattgttattatttttttttcgtaatatCTTAGatactttttctcttcatatctataagtatatgcataactatgtatgtttgtattgaaAATCCTTTTTACGTTTAGTTGCATGGATCTGAGTCATCAGCTTTCcacaacaaaatcaaataatactAACACCAGTCGCACGCAATGTGTTCGTGTCACGTATTCAAAATCAAAGTGCCatgtattttcttttcttcctaTTATTCCATGCCACAATTGCATTTGTTTACTGGCGGATTGCAGCCGCAACATGTAATCACAATGAACATGAGTGTGCGCTTAAAAACGTGCGAAATTGAGTTACCGTTCCTacaccagcagcagcaacaaacgcAGCCGCCGCATCACCATCATGTACATGTACAACCGCCGCAAATATCAGCACAGCAACAGCAATcacatcagcagcaacagcaaccgccgccgcagcagcagcagcaacaacaacagcaattaaaCACGCCACAATTACGCACGTCAACAGTATCACTGCAATCACcggtacatatttacatacgttgTAACTTATATAGCCAACAAACATTGATGacgaaatcaaaacaaagcaaaatttgATAACCGATCTAAATCTTAAACCTCCTCAACAGGAGTATATTGGCGTGCTTAACAAAAGTGACATTGCTTCTTATTATGACAATACTAATATTTACAAATCGCATCTTACAAATTTCACAAAGGATGGCGAAACATTTCTTTCGCTTGTTTGTTGGCTATAttacgtaaaaaaataaaaattcatttatttatatgtatttgcattcgATTGTCATTTACAGAATCCACACCTTAGTGGTGCAAGAGTGGCAAGCATTAACGATTTGAACGCAAATGAAATGGGCCCACGCGCGGTCGATAACCAGTACAGTTTTGTGTAACTCAATTCCGCTACGAATAAAGTATCCTTGGCAAAGCCGCAATACAAAGGAAACTATATTTACctatatacatgcatactgACATAAGTGAATGTAAGCTTAAAGCAGctttttttttgtcgtttttcCGTTGCCTTCCATATGAGAATTGCATAATTCGACAGATTTTGCCATGGTTTCCTTTTAAATTAACAGCATTTCCTTAATCTTCTATTGTGTTCACAAACCTAACGTAATAAatgcatgtatatttataaagtatttgtaaatacatacatacatacacctttAAATGATTTACAATTGTAGgctttaaaattattaagaagtTTGCTTCCTATGTTTTGTAAAGCAAAAACAGTTTataaggctttttttttttagctaaaTTAAGTTCTACTGTGCGTTgttgcatatttaaattataaatacatatgtatacgcataTTCACATGGTATGTCTTACATTGTTCAGTTAATTTAAACACGAATTTCTTGTGTATTCAAGTATATCAAGTAACGCATAATTAAGAATAACTTGCTATTGATTTCGAAACTTTTACTAaacaattgtaaatattatttgctcAATTACcgatatataattatatattaaagataattatatttagctgatatttaaaattttcaattagattTCTCCTAAAAACAAAAAGGCTGCTTAAGTAGTAGATATAATCgtaagtacatattttttttaagcaaacacTGAAGTTAGGTTTTTCGACTTATATTCAGGTCAATGAgtaaagataattaaaaaaaaattaaactataagCTAAATAATAACATACAATACTCAACAAATAAGAAAGAAAACATTGAAAAAgaccaaacaatttatttacatgcgttgttgttgtcgtcacAGCATAAATCTACAGAATTTGGTTTGGATAAATTCTGCTGAAAAGGCAATACTTGACCTGTTATATCAATGAAAATGCAGTTATGTAAACAAGTTTTATATGAGATGTAATTTAATGAtgaatttgaagaaattaaCACAACACTTTCGAAAATGTTCAGTTAATGtcatgtatttattaatatgattttaatgtttaaaaaactGCATATTATTCCTccttacatataaaataatgaaaagccAAACTTTTATAGACATTTCCAAGAGCTAGAATGTGCTAATATCAGTGTTTAAACTTGTAAAAATTTCAGGGCACATAAATTGAGACACAgtttatacgtttatatgcagagtattaaatatacttatatttttaaattatcagcATGACCAACTGAGTCGATTCAGCCATGCCCatacgcgaactagttcctcagtttttgagatgtcgATCGAAATTACGTACAGTTATTTTCTCCCCGTGGAGCAGGTATacaactgaacaatcaaaattaagtccttgtgtggaaaactgttttatttgacgagatatctacaCCAAATTGGCATGGGTTATTGGTTAAAATAATTGTACAAACTCCGAACAAATTAAGTAAGAGTcaagatcggatcactatagaaTACAGGTactagctgacatacaaactgctcgatcttttaatgaaaactttttattaccaaatatacagtttttgaccagtgaaattgtttttgtttgtttgttttaacgTGTATGTATGCTTTCGTCATATTCATCaattaataaaagttatttaaatattgtataaacatacataaatgcatatattgtaAGTGAAAAGTGGTtgtaatactaaaattaaagattttctcTCTTTGAATGTTTCTAAGACAAGGACAAAAAGTGTTTGTTGAATTTACTAAACATGTAGGAATAATACTTGACGTCAACGTCGCATGGAATTGAATTCTAGACATACAGATAAAGATTGAGTTTGaattattatgtaatattatatatgcttgtacatatgtatttacatccaggcaagtttgaacatatttaaaaggacaaaatcaaataaaagtaaCACATTTAAAGTACTATGTCTTATACagatgtttatatacatacatacgtatttgcAACCATTTAAGCCCAtagttaaaacaaaatatatatgatatacgTACTCATTTATAAATGTAAAGCGTTGTATAGTAATATATGTGCTGTATagtcctatatacatatatacataaatacatatacgagtatttgcaAGTTTATTGCtaaacaaaacaacacaaacaatgtTACACAGATATTCCTATGCGTATCAGTTAAAATTTTGATGCaactacctacatacatacatacaagcaaatatttgtttacgcAAAAAACCAAACGCTACAATACACAATAGTTAAACAATAAGTTATGTCACAGAACGACTTGATCATTAGAGAAAACAATTTAGGATTTTTTATTCTAAGccgttaaataatatttgcatcCTAACTAGAAACAcagaaaatatactttaaacataaatattttcgctgaatccgtacacatacatataggtaGTATATTTTTATGGGCTTTTTTCGTGTActtgcaaaatcattaatttcatttgatttgaattatttaataaaaatgattgTTCAACATAATGGTAAtcgctaaatttttttatgtcgGCAAATGTTGTGGAATAGCCCGAGATTTTCGTTAATTTGTTTAACGGTAATAATGTCTAAAATTCTGGCTGAGTTTTGAACTATAGCCGTTGAAGGTATAATAGTTTCTCTGTGGGTTTGGGGAAGAACAATGCTTGCAAAGAAcatttaacataaataaataaataaacaaaaactaaaaaaatcttaaactaaATCAAGattaataaaatactaaaaataaataaacatattataaaaaaaaaaagcaaatataaaaaaaatttaaatataaattatttaaatatgtataacataAGTTCTCCAATGCTAGTCTGAACTacattattttaagaattaaaattaccCATATAAACCAGATCTTTAATAATTTGGGTGGTTGTTGTAGCAACTGAAtcatttcgaaattaattttggatTATGCTTTGGGTTTGACAGTCTTTTTTCGGTTAATATCGGCACAAATATATACCATTAATGCAATAGTTATCCGTGGTACATGAAGCTATTCAACACAATGGATAATTTCGGAACGTAGATAGGTCGACTTTTTTAATACAACTTTCCGTGTATCTTTTGACAATTCATACTTTAACggcaaaacgaaaaaaagttttgttttcgtGCTGCTCTTTAATGAAAATGGCGTCTGTTATTTAGCAAAGCGTGAAAAGATGGAGTTACCCAACATTTACTTTGCTTTGCATGCATTGAACTAAATCTGTCAAAACAAATACTTGAAGCAAAGCCATGCAAGAGTTGTATATGAATCGGCCATAATTGCTTCCCTTGTTCGCTTTGCCAACTTAAGAAACAATTAAGGTGTAATGTTCCATAATGCaagtttttaaacatattttttaagaagtTTTAATCCAAAtggaagtaaatatttttttagaaatttgtttcaaatgcaaattattcTTATAGATTACCTCATTCGAATTATCGAAAAACCATAACTCTACATTCACAGTAAATTATACGGCAACATCTAAATGCCAAATGCCATAAACCCACCACAAGTGCCAAATGTGTTATTCACCTCAATACTTTGCAATATTTTGATTAAGCGAAGGTGAtcagtttaataaattttaatacaattgtgaaaatatataacaaaaggCTCAATAATAAGTAAATCTGCGTCAGTAATTTATGAATCCTACTATAACAAGCTGAAGCAATtgcatttgttgctgctgctgttagtGTGGTTGGTGAATTGAGATGGCATCGACAAGCACTGCTACAGCGCCTTCCCAGGATGCCTGCTATATATCATTGCTAGGCCTAGCCGAGCATTTTCGTACATCGAAACCGCCAAACATTAAGAAATGTATACAGTGCTTACAAGCGTTGTTCACCTTCCAGCCACCGACAAAAGTGGAAGCACGCACACACCTACAAATGGGCCAGATATTGATGGCCTATACATTGAACACCGATTTAGCGCGGAATCATTTAGAAACTGCATGGAAACTTTCTGAGACTTTGGTACATTTTGATGACGTTAAATTTGACACCGCCTCGCTATTAGCACAGTTACACCTGCAGTTGGAACAAAATTCTCAAGCAAAGGCGATGCTGCGCCGGGCTGTTGAATTGTCGCAGCATAATGTCTTTTGGCATTGCAAATTGTTGTTACAGCTTGCGCAAATACACGCCTCAGATCGAGAGTATTCTTTAGCTTCTGAATTATTGGCCGTTGGTGTAGAGTCAGCTGAGGAGACCGGTGCTACTTATCTCAaagtgttatttttattgtcacGCGCTATGATATTAATGATAGAGCGAAAGACAAACGATGTATTAGCGTTGTTAAATACGGCGGGTGCAATTATTGACAACAATATAACTAATGCTCATCAGAAGGAATACTTGAAAGTATTTTTCCTAGTACTGCAGGTCTGCTATTATCTTGCGTTGGGTCAGGTGAAAACCGTAAAACCCAGTTTAAAACAATTGCAAACGTCGATCCAAACAATAATGGCGCCCAACTGGCCGACCGATGAAGGTAtagttttgtatataatttcatgTAATAAAACAcctacaaatttgttttttttttttcgtggttCAGCGATATTCGGACAAAACGCGTTAGAAATGTTCGTGTGGCTACCTAAAGAACAGTTATATGTTTTGGTATATTTAGTGACGGTATCGCACTCAATGATGGCCGGTTATATGGATAAGGCACAAAAGTACACAGAAAAAGCGTTaacacaaattgaaaaattaaaagcgcaAGATGACAAACCTATATTGTCAGTGTTCAAGGTGATATTACTGGAGCACATTGTAATGTGTCGCATGGTGATGGGTAATCGTATTCTGGCAATCACCGAAATTGCAGCAGCGCGAGATGTTTGCATTGCATCGCCCAATCGAGGTTTACTTCGGCGTCATTCAGCACAGCTACATTGTTTATTAGGTTTATACTCAATGTCTACTAGCTTTTATGAGCACGCAGAACGGCAATTCATAGCTTGTGTCATGGAAACATCTGAACGTGACCTAAAATTATTTGCTAATTTAAATTTAGCAATAATT contains the following coding sequences:
- the LOC105230443 gene encoding MAU2 chromatid cohesion factor homolog: MASTSTATAPSQDACYISLLGLAEHFRTSKPPNIKKCIQCLQALFTFQPPTKVEARTHLQMGQILMAYTLNTDLARNHLETAWKLSETLVHFDDVKFDTASLLAQLHLQLEQNSQAKAMLRRAVELSQHNVFWHCKLLLQLAQIHASDREYSLASELLAVGVESAEETGATYLKVLFLLSRAMILMIERKTNDVLALLNTAGAIIDNNITNAHQKEYLKVFFLVLQVCYYLALGQVKTVKPSLKQLQTSIQTIMAPNWPTDEAIFGQNALEMFVWLPKEQLYVLVYLVTVSHSMMAGYMDKAQKYTEKALTQIEKLKAQDDKPILSVFKVILLEHIVMCRMVMGNRILAITEIAAARDVCIASPNRGLLRRHSAQLHCLLGLYSMSTSFYEHAERQFIACVMETSERDLKLFANLNLAIIFLRTKREQDLKQILDTVSTENTHTHSSQALMGGFYYVQGLHAFHKSSFHEAKRFLRETLKMANAEDLNRLTSCSLVLLSHVFLSIGNSKESMNMVTPAMQLASKIPDIHVQLWGSAILKDLHRMSKDLLHEKEAFANHVKYSENLIADQRKCVQSVHHALINWFNSEPPSTSANSFDEGGGNSGGPVVGQMTQVRQFT